The following are from one region of the Vicugna pacos chromosome 9, VicPac4, whole genome shotgun sequence genome:
- the POLR2I gene encoding DNA-directed RNA polymerase II subunit RPB9 isoform X1, translating to MEPDGTYEPGFVGIRFCQECNNMLYPKEDKENRILLYACRNCDYQQEADNSCIYVNKITHEVDELTQIIADVSQDPTLPRTEDHPCQKCGHKEAVFFQSHSARAEDAMRLYYVCTAPHCGHRWTE from the exons ATGGAACCCGACGGGACCTACGAGCCGGGCTTCGTGGGTATTCGATTCTGCCAGGAATG tAACAACATGCTTTACCCCAAGGAGGACAAGGAGAACCGCATTCTACTCTACGCG TGCCGGAATTGTGATTACCAGCAGGAAGCCGACAACAGCTGCATCTACGTCAACAAAATCACGCACGAAGTGGA CGAATTGACTCAAATCATCGCTGACGTGTCCCAGGACCCCACGTTGCCGCGGACCGAAGACCACCCGTGCCAAAA GTGCGGCCACAAGGAGGCGGTGTTCTTCCAGTCACACAGTGCCCGGGCCGAG GACGCCATGCGCTTGTACTACGTGTGCACGGCCCCACACTGCGGCCACCGCTGGACCGAGTGA
- the POLR2I gene encoding DNA-directed RNA polymerase II subunit RPB9 isoform X2 — protein MLYPKEDKENRILLYACRNCDYQQEADNSCIYVNKITHEVDELTQIIADVSQDPTLPRTEDHPCQKCGHKEAVFFQSHSARAEDAMRLYYVCTAPHCGHRWTE, from the exons ATGCTTTACCCCAAGGAGGACAAGGAGAACCGCATTCTACTCTACGCG TGCCGGAATTGTGATTACCAGCAGGAAGCCGACAACAGCTGCATCTACGTCAACAAAATCACGCACGAAGTGGA CGAATTGACTCAAATCATCGCTGACGTGTCCCAGGACCCCACGTTGCCGCGGACCGAAGACCACCCGTGCCAAAA GTGCGGCCACAAGGAGGCGGTGTTCTTCCAGTCACACAGTGCCCGGGCCGAG GACGCCATGCGCTTGTACTACGTGTGCACGGCCCCACACTGCGGCCACCGCTGGACCGAGTGA
- the OVOL3 gene encoding putative transcription factor ovo-like protein 3, with amino-acid sequence MPRVFLVRSRRPQPPDWGHLPDQLRGDAYVPDCSSLGGPPAHQTSSLGDSWVAPSQGALTTTPRGPGTLGCPLCPKAFPLQRMLTRHLKCHSPVRRHVCHCCGKGFHDAFDLKRHMRTHTGIRPFRCGACGKAFTQRCSLEAHLAKVHGQPASYAYRERREKLHVCEDCGFTSSRPDAYAQHRALHRAA; translated from the exons ATGCCCCGTGTCTTCCTGGTCAGGAGTCGGCGTCCACAGCCACCCGACTGGGGCCACCTGCCTGACCAGCTCCGGGGAGATGCCTATGTCCCAG ACTGCAGCAGCCTGGGGGGGCCACCAGCACACCAGACTTCCAGCCTCGGGGACTCTTGGGTGGCG CCTTCTCAAGGCGCTCTGACCACCACTCCCAGGGGCCCTGGGACGCTTGGCTGCCCGCTCTGCCCCAAGGCCTTCCCGCTGCAGCGCATGCTGACCCGGCACCTCAAGTGCCACAGCCCTGTGCGCCGCCACGTGTGCCACTGTTGTGGCAAGGGCTTTCACGATGCCTTCGACCTCAAGCGCCACATGAGGACTCACACAG GGATCCGACCATTCCGTTGCGGAGCTTGTGGGAAAGCGTTTACGCAGCGCTGCTCGCTTGAAGCACATCTTGCCAAGGTGCATGGGCAGCCAGCCAGCTACGCTTACCGTGAGCGCCGTGAGAAGTTACACGTGTGCGAGGACTGCGGCTTCACCAGCTCGAGGCCCGACGCCTATGCGCAGCACCGCGCCTTGCACCGCGCTGCTTGA
- the TBCB gene encoding tubulin-folding cofactor B — MEVTGLSAPTVTVFISSSLNSFRSQKRYSRSLTIAEFKGKLQLIVGCPASCMELELYGPDDKFYSKLDQEDALLGSYPVDDGCRIHVIDHSGAHLGEYEDMSKVEKYKISQEAYDQRQDSVRSFLKRNKLGRYNEEERAQQEAESAQRLSEEEAQARAIAVGSRCEVRAPGQPPRRGTVMYVGLTDFKPGYWIGVRYDEPLGKNDGSVNGKRYFECQAKYGAFIKPSVVTVGDFPEEDYGLDEM, encoded by the exons ATGGAGGTGACGGGCTTGTCGGCGCCCACAGTGACCGTTTTCATCAGCAGTTCCCTCAACAGTTTCCGCTCCCAGAAGCGGTACAGTCGCAGCCTCACCATAGCTGAGTTCAAG GGTAAACTACAGCTGATTGTGGGCTGCCCTGCTTCTTGCATGGAACTGGAACTGTATGGACCTGACGACAAGTTCTACAGCAAGCTGGATCAGGAAGATGCACTGCTGGGCTCTTACCCCGTAGATGACGGCTGTCGCATCCAT gTCATTGACCACAGTGGTGCCCACCTTGGGGAGTATGAGGACATGTCCAAGGTGGAGAAATACAAGATCTCACAAGAAGCGTATGACCAGAGGCAAG acTCAGTCCGCTCCTTCCTGAAGCGCAACAAGCTGGGCAGATACAACGAAGAAGAACGGGCACAGCAGGAGGCCGAGAGCGCCCAGCGCCTCAGCGAGGAGGAGGCCCAGGCCCGGGCCATCGCCGTGGGCAGCCGCTGTGAGGTGCGGGCGCCCGGGCAGCCCCCTCGCCGGGGCACCGTCATGTATGTAG GACTCACAGATTTCAAGCCTGGCTACTGGATTGGCGTCCGCTATGATGAGCCACTCGGGAAGAACGATGGCAG CGTGAATGGAAAACGCTACTTTGAATGCCAGGCCAAGTACGGCGCCTTCATCAAGCCATCCGTTGTGACAGTGGGGGACTTCCCCGAGGAGGACTACGGATTGGACGAGATGTGA